Proteins from one Ipomoea triloba cultivar NCNSP0323 chromosome 1, ASM357664v1 genomic window:
- the LOC116016763 gene encoding uncharacterized protein LOC116016763, with protein sequence MANTDSTASDIAPVPAPLSVKKENVTPVSSKIAELSESRQELLNRIQNLKQDLQNWRSKLDTQVKVYRDELSELKKSLNVEVEQLRTDFQQLKSTLQQQQEDVTASLRNLGLQDVTEVKEAEGAKSETSDKKAKDLTEENGKETAN encoded by the exons ATGGCCAACACCGATTCCACCGCCTCCGACATTGCCCCAGTCCCGGCCCCCCTCTCGGTG AAGAAAGAGAACGTGACTCCAGTGAGCTCCAAGATTGCG GAATTGAGCGAATCAAGGCAAGAGCTACTCAATCGAATTCAGAATTTGAAACAG GATCTGCAAAATTGGAGGTCAAAGTTGGACACTCAGGTGAAGGTCTACCGGGAT GAACTTTCGGAACTAAAAAAATCACTCAATGTAGAGGTGGAGCAACTTCGAACA GATTTTCAACAGTTGAAAAGTACCCTTCAGCAGCAGCAGGAAGATGTAACTGCCAGCCTAAGAAACCTCGGG CTTCAGGATGTTACTGAAGTCAAAGAAGCTGAAGGTGCAAAAAGCGAGACCAGTGACAAGAAAGCTAAGGATCTGACAGAGGAGAATGGTAAAGAAACTGCAAACTAG
- the LOC116011465 gene encoding heavy metal-associated isoprenylated plant protein 36-like: MAASEPPPDEQPSPQFPPPLPYKTWVLKVSIHCQACKRKVKKVLQSIEGVYITDIDEKQQKVTVTGNVEADALIKKLIRSGKNAEMWHEKSSFNDKKSGNPNQRPEGAKSNENIYLLILR, encoded by the exons ATGGCCGCCTCTGAACCACCGCCTGATGAACAACCGTCGCCACAGTTTCCACCACCACTCCCTtacaag ACATGGGTTTTGAAGGTCTCAATCCACTGTCAAGCGTGCAAAAGAAAAGTCAAGAAAGTCTTACAAAGCATCGAAG GGGTTTATATAACGGATATTGATGAAAAACAGCAAAAAGTGACAGTTACTGGGAACGTTGAAGCAGATGCCTTGATCAAGAAGCTGATTAGGTCCGGGAAGAATGCAGAGATGTGGCACGAAAAGTCTTCTTTCAACGACAAGAAATCCGGGAACCCTAATCAGAGACCCGAGGGAGCGAAAAGCAacgaaaatatttatttattaattttgagataa
- the LOC116012682 gene encoding triacylglycerol lipase 2-like, translating into MAALLLCSDCFAAKILVTSKYRASSAFLPAFKLNVQITSSLTGPITVDDVIYEQTDENISCLFQSDNVMFRRLTFQRTESLVQSEAVLTSEGSQKNITDKDQKKNLRSKSRKKGSKTSSDAETRIALVSAGTRADLLWPETRAPADWLDEIQDYWEWSWDELVAYDLPATLQYVHDQTGQDMHYVGHSLRTLIAFSALSEHKLLNLLRSAALLSPIAYLAQLRSSIAKFGANAYITERGCQNCCVNSSRTVILLEHEPQSTATKNLIHIAQMVREGSITMYDYGSENENNKHYGQSSPPAYAMANIPDDFPLFLSYGGQDYLSDVNDIKILLDQLHNHNGDKLLVKFIEDYAHADFVFGVNAKQLVYDDVTNFFQDY; encoded by the exons ATGGCAGCGCTTTTACTTTGCAGTGACTGCTTTGCTGCA AAAATATTGGTCACTTCTAAATACAGAGCCAGCAGCGCATTCCTTCCTGCTTTCAAATTGAATGTCCAA ATCACATCGTCCTTGACTGGTCCAATAACTGTGGATGACGTTATATATGAACAAACTGATGAGAATATCAGCTGTCTGTTTCAATCAGATAATGTGATGTTCCGTCGCCTCACTTTTCAAAGAACTGAGAGTTTGGTGCAATCTGAGGCTGTGCTAACAAGTGAAGGATCACAGAAAAATATAACTGACAAGGATCAGAAGAAAAACCTAAGATCTAAATCCAGAAAGAAGGGAAGTAAGACAAGTTCTGATG CGGAAACCAGAATTGCTCTGGTTTCCGCTGGAACCAGAGCAGATCTGCTCTGGCCGGAAACTAGAGCtccggcggactg GCTTGATGAAATTCAGGACTATTGGGAGTGGTCGTGGGATGAACTGGTGGCTTATGACCTGCCTGCTACATTGCAGTATGTTCATGATCAAACTGGCCAGGATATGCATTATGTTGGCCACTCTCTG aGAACTTTGATTGCGTTTTCTGCCCTTTCGGAACACAAGCTGTTGAATTTATTGAGATCGGCAGCTCTCCTCAGTCCTATCGCTTACTTGGCGCAGCTTAGATCATCTATTGCCAAATTCGGCGCTAATGCTTATATAACTGAA AGAGGCT GTCAAAATTGTTGTGTCAACTCCTCGAGGACTGTTATATTGCTGGAGCATGAGCCTCAATCCACCGCTACAAAGAACTTGATTCACATAGCACAAA TGGTAAGAGAAGGGAGTATAACAATGTATGATTATGGAAGCGAGAACGAAAACAATAAGCACTATGGTCAATCCAGTCCTCCGGCTTACGCCATGGCAAACATCCCCGACGACTTCCCTCTTTTCCTCAGCTATGGTGGGCAAGACTATCTATCTGACGTTAAcgacatcaaaattttgttggACCAACTTCACAATCACAATGGTGATAAGTTACTGGTCAAGTTCATAGAAGACTATGCGCATGCAGATTTCGTGTTTGGTGTAAATGCTAAACAACTTGTGTATGATGATGTTACTAATTTCTTTCAAGATTATTAG